A single window of Brevundimonas naejangsanensis DNA harbors:
- the rplQ gene encoding 50S ribosomal protein L17, which produces MRHGAAYRKLGRTASHRQAMFANMAASLIKHEQITTTLPKAKELRPFVEKLVTLAKKGDLHARRQAISAVRDVPQVGKLFETLAPRYAERNGGYIRIMKAGFRHGDNAAMAVIEFVDRDVAAKGLDSGPVFAIEGDDEA; this is translated from the coding sequence TCGGCCGCACGGCCAGCCACCGCCAGGCCATGTTCGCCAACATGGCCGCCTCGTTGATCAAGCACGAGCAGATCACGACGACTCTGCCCAAGGCGAAGGAACTGCGTCCCTTCGTCGAGAAGCTGGTCACCCTGGCCAAGAAGGGCGACCTGCACGCTCGTCGTCAGGCCATCAGCGCCGTTCGCGACGTGCCGCAAGTCGGCAAGCTGTTCGAGACCCTGGCTCCTCGTTACGCCGAGCGTAACGGCGGCTACATCCGCATCATGAAGGCGGGCTTCCGTCACGGCGACAACGCCGCCATGGCGGTGATCGAGTTCGTCGATCGCGACGTCGCGGCCAAGGGCCTGGACTCCGGTCCGGTCTTCGCCATCGAGGGCGACGACGAGGCCTGA